A stretch of the Actinoalloteichus fjordicus genome encodes the following:
- a CDS encoding DUF397 domain-containing protein yields MAHHAPGVRRSAHSPLGSPQVEIAQAPGLTCIRDAKHRQGGTLQVSRQAFLAFVQAVKEDRLRRD; encoded by the coding sequence ATGGCACACCACGCCCCCGGCGTCCGCCGCTCGGCGCACAGCCCGTTGGGCTCGCCCCAGGTCGAGATCGCCCAGGCCCCCGGCCTGACCTGCATCCGCGATGCCAAGCACCGCCAGGGCGGCACCCTGCAGGTCAGCAGACAGGCCTTCCTGGCGTTCGTCCAGGCCGTCAAGGAAGACCGGCTGCGCCGCGACTGA
- a CDS encoding glycosyltransferase, with protein MTRVLIAAVPFFGHVRPLRVIAADLVERGHEVTFLTGSAFRAAVERTGARFAALPAEADLRPDQFPDRNSIPAGPARLEYDNQQLFIAPMAAQHTALQELLAEDDAAPTVLLHDTMFLGAWPVLHGAAGVRPAAVIGVGVMPLPLNSADHPPFGTGLAPDGSEEGRTRGRRLTEHAEAAERAGSHRLLAAALTRLGSTEPPPLLSRGLVGVPDRFLQLSIESMDYPRSDAPPRLRYVGALPPDTGDAVELPDWWDEVTSAGRLIVVSQGTIANDDLSRLIEPTLRALADLDALVVVTTGRDVVPAGLPANARVAEFIPFDAMLPHVDVLVSNGGYGGVQQALRHGVPMVLAGDTEDKIEVGAKAAWAGAAVNLGTGDPDEADIRKAVESILDDPLLRDRARRLQAEYEAHDPCSAIAAAVEQAGRSC; from the coding sequence ATGACCAGGGTGTTGATCGCCGCAGTCCCGTTCTTCGGACACGTGCGGCCGTTGCGGGTGATCGCGGCGGATCTCGTCGAACGCGGACACGAGGTCACGTTCCTGACCGGCAGTGCCTTCCGTGCCGCCGTGGAGCGGACCGGCGCCCGGTTCGCGGCGCTGCCCGCCGAGGCGGATCTGCGTCCCGATCAGTTCCCCGACCGGAACTCGATACCGGCCGGACCGGCCCGGCTGGAGTACGACAACCAGCAGCTGTTCATCGCGCCGATGGCCGCGCAGCACACGGCGCTCCAGGAGCTCCTCGCCGAGGACGACGCGGCACCGACGGTGCTCCTGCACGACACGATGTTCCTGGGAGCCTGGCCGGTCCTGCACGGCGCGGCGGGCGTCCGCCCGGCAGCCGTCATCGGCGTCGGCGTGATGCCGCTGCCGCTGAACAGTGCCGATCATCCGCCTTTCGGCACCGGGCTGGCCCCGGACGGCTCCGAGGAGGGCCGGACCCGAGGTCGCAGGCTCACCGAGCACGCCGAGGCGGCCGAGCGGGCGGGCTCGCATCGCCTGCTGGCCGCCGCGTTGACCCGGCTGGGGAGCACCGAGCCGCCACCGCTGCTGTCGCGGGGCCTCGTCGGCGTGCCGGACCGCTTCCTTCAGCTCAGCATCGAGAGCATGGACTACCCCCGCAGCGATGCGCCGCCGCGCCTGCGCTACGTGGGAGCACTGCCCCCGGACACCGGCGACGCCGTCGAACTCCCGGACTGGTGGGACGAGGTGACGTCCGCGGGTCGACTGATCGTCGTCTCACAGGGCACCATCGCCAACGACGACCTCAGCAGGCTGATCGAGCCCACGCTGCGCGCCCTGGCCGATCTCGATGCGTTGGTCGTCGTCACCACCGGCCGCGACGTCGTGCCCGCCGGACTGCCCGCCAATGCACGAGTCGCCGAGTTCATCCCCTTCGACGCCATGCTCCCCCACGTCGACGTGCTGGTCAGCAACGGCGGCTACGGCGGCGTCCAGCAGGCACTGCGTCACGGGGTCCCGATGGTGCTGGCGGGCGACACCGAGGACAAGATCGAGGTCGGTGCCAAGGCCGCCTGGGCAGGGGCGGCCGTCAACCTCGGCACCGGGGACCCGGACGAGGCGGACATCCGCAAGGCCGTCGAGAGCATCCTGGACGATCCGCTCCTCCGCGACCGGGCCCGACGGCTCCAGGCCGAATACGAGGCGCACGACCCCTGCTCCGCGATCGCCGCCGCCGTCGAGCAGGCCGGGCGGTCCTGCTGA
- a CDS encoding glycosyltransferase — protein MTKVLIAAVPVHGHVTPMREIARNLVKRGHDVTFLTGSIFRESVERTGARFAPLPGQADLAGSLNALFPEREALRAGQEQIEFDIDLTIQGLPAQHAAVQELLAEDPPEPVVVVHETTFVGVWPVRLGAPGRRPAGVIGIGVIPVPINSIDHAPWGVRLPPDSSADGRARNTFLNEVAASALRAGSHRDLVTTLAELGTTEEPPLIYQGLVEIPDLFLQLTIESMDYPRSDAPPHLRHVGTLPPGEPDDVELPGWWSELTSASRVVLVTQGTLANSDLGRLIEPTLRALADLDALVIVTTGSDAVPAALPANARVAEYVPFDLLLPHVDVLVSNGGYGGVHRALWHGVPMVLAGDTDDKAEVGALAEWAGAAINLGTGDPHEADVRKAVETILTDPSRTKRTEELAAECRSHDPYEAIAAAVEELARREA, from the coding sequence GTGACGAAGGTGTTGATAGCGGCAGTACCGGTGCACGGGCATGTGACGCCCATGCGAGAGATCGCGCGGAATCTCGTCAAACGCGGACACGACGTCACGTTCCTCACCGGCAGCATCTTCCGCGAATCAGTCGAGCGCACGGGCGCCCGATTCGCACCGCTTCCCGGCCAGGCGGACCTGGCCGGTTCGTTGAACGCGCTGTTCCCGGAACGGGAGGCCCTGCGCGCCGGGCAGGAACAGATCGAATTCGACATCGATCTGACCATCCAGGGCCTGCCGGCGCAACACGCGGCCGTTCAAGAACTGCTCGCCGAGGACCCGCCGGAGCCGGTGGTCGTGGTGCACGAGACCACGTTCGTGGGTGTCTGGCCGGTCCGGCTCGGGGCGCCCGGCCGCCGGCCCGCCGGGGTCATCGGCATCGGCGTCATCCCGGTCCCGATCAACAGCATCGATCACGCTCCCTGGGGAGTGCGCCTGCCCCCGGACAGCTCGGCGGACGGCCGAGCCCGCAACACCTTCCTCAACGAGGTGGCGGCCTCGGCGCTGCGGGCGGGATCGCATCGCGACCTCGTCACGACGCTGGCGGAGCTGGGGACGACGGAGGAGCCGCCGCTGATCTACCAGGGGCTGGTCGAGATCCCCGACCTGTTCCTTCAACTCACCATCGAGAGCATGGACTACCCCCGCAGCGACGCGCCGCCGCACCTACGGCACGTGGGCACGCTGCCGCCTGGTGAACCCGATGACGTCGAACTGCCCGGCTGGTGGAGTGAGCTGACGAGTGCGTCTCGGGTGGTCCTCGTGACGCAGGGAACCCTGGCCAACTCGGACCTCGGCCGTCTGATCGAACCGACGCTGCGCGCACTTGCCGATCTCGACGCGCTGGTCATCGTGACCACCGGCAGCGACGCGGTGCCCGCCGCACTGCCCGCCAACGCGCGGGTTGCCGAGTACGTCCCCTTCGACCTCCTGCTGCCCCACGTCGACGTCCTGGTCAGCAACGGCGGCTACGGCGGCGTCCACCGGGCGCTCTGGCACGGCGTCCCGATGGTGCTGGCGGGCGACACCGACGACAAGGCAGAGGTCGGCGCCCTGGCGGAGTGGGCGGGAGCCGCGATCAACCTCGGCACCGGAGATCCGCACGAGGCCGACGTCCGCAAGGCCGTCGAGACGATCCTGACCGATCCGAGCCGGACGAAGCGGACGGAGGAGCTTGCGGCCGAGTGCCGGAGTCACGACCCCTACGAGGCGATCGCCGCCGCCGTCGAGGAGTTGGCTCGCCGCGAGGCGTGA